A single window of Gossypium arboreum isolate Shixiya-1 chromosome 13, ASM2569848v2, whole genome shotgun sequence DNA harbors:
- the LOC108461316 gene encoding zinc finger protein 4-like, with product MTLPNLGLESENDSEASSQVASNISAHEASPDPSKDTTTTTSCLSNPGMVQPDSVSVSLDLTLHFSANDAEMKGATGETMGTNTLSTPRVFSCNYCRRKFYSSQALGGHQNAHKRERTMAKRAMRMGLLSDRYTSLASLPLHGSAFRSLGIKAHSAMHQGMLPSSQRPGDTRSGARFDQGCFGMPIFMEDEEVDLYWPGSFRQVNEERVGSNQAMDLGQNPTQNSNIGFIAMATPPRTDASSPLDLTLKL from the coding sequence ATGACACTGCCGAATCTTGGGTTAGAATCTGAAAACGATTCTGAAGCAAGTAGCCAAGTGGCTTCCAACATATCTGCACACGAGGCATCCCCTGATCCCTCGAAGGATACCACAACCACTACTTCATGCCTCTCGAATCCTGGAATGGTTCAACCAGATTCAGTGTCTGTTTCCCTTGACCTGACTCTGCACTTCAGTGCCAATGATGCTGAGATGAAGGGTGCCACTGGTGAGACTATGGGGACCAACACTTTGTCAACACCGAGGGTTTTCTCTTGTAATTACTGCAGGCGCAAGTTCTATAGTTCACAAGCACTGGGTGGACACCAGAATGCTCACAAGAGGGAGAGAACAATGGCAAAGCGTGCAATGCGGATGGGGTTATTATCCGATAGGTATACAAGCTTAGCATCTCTGCCTCTCCATGGTTCAGCATTTCGGTCCCTTGGGATCAAAGCTCATTCCGCAATGCACCAAGGAATGTTGCCATCATCCCAAAGACCGGGAGATACAAGAAGTGGGGCACGGTTCGATCAAGGGTGTTTCGGGATGCCGATATTCATGGAAGATGAGGAGGTAGACTTGTATTGGCCAGGGAGTTTCAGGCAGGTGAATGAAGAAAGAGTTGGGAGTAACCAAGCTATGGATTTGGGTCAAAAtccaactcaaaattcaaatatagGTTTTATAGCAATGGCAACACCACCAAGAACAGATGCATCATCTCCACTGGATCTCACTTTGAAGCTCTAA